CGAATGCACGCGAGAAAAAGGACGAAGAGGGGGAAAAAGCATCATGGCAAGGGGATCATTGGATGCATCATCCGCGGGAGGAACCGATTCCTAGCAAGGGGCCCAAAAGGGGGTGCGAGGCGTCCTTAGGTATGAACAACTCAACTAGCTATCTGTCGACCAATACTTAGGCAATTAACAGGACGCCTCGCTCCCCAAAACATCAAAACCGATATTTCATCCTGGCAAAGAATCAAGGACTTGGGTCTATGGCTGCTCTCGGTGCTCTGCGTTTCAGCACTGATCTCCCGCGACAGTCTGAGCAAACATCTGTCTCAGAGCCTGCCACCAGTCACCCTCCTTGATCAGGACTATCCCGAGCCAGTTAAACGATCAAGCTGTGTTTCTGGTGGTGTCCGCAGTGACTCCTATGACCTAGGCCTGCATATCGCTGCCTTGTTCATTATCCTGGGAACATCAACAATTGCATGTGCATTCCCTTTGCTTGCAACTAGGTTCACACGACTGCGTATCCCCGGGGCatttctcttctttgtccGCCACTTTGGAACTGGTGTGCTGATTGCCACCGCATTtgttcatcttcttccgacCGCTTTTGAGTCGCTGAACAATCCGTGTCTGTCCAACTTCTGGACAAGTGACTACCCAGCTATGCCGGGCGCCATCGCATTGGCTGGCGTTTTCTTCATCACCGTGATTGAAATGGTATTCAGTCCAGCTCAAAGTATCTGTCATGGTGGGAACCAGTTGTCCATCCAGCGACACTCGCCGCGTATTGATGAAGGAGCCACGGGGACGCAGATTGATCGGCCCGGTGGAGCACAAAGCTCGCAATTGCCAGGATCAGACTTCCGGCCTCATGTTCGGGATATGGGCCCCCTGGTTGGAAGGTCTTCTAGTATTAGCAGGACCATTAACAATATGAGTGAAGGCAATGAAGACATGGTTCGAGTCGCATCTGCGCCTGAGATGCAAACCCACCAGGAGAAGGGAAACGGGACAAACCAACCAGACCTGGAGCACCATGGCTCTCATTTCGAGTTATCCccagagcaaaagcaaaagaaagaaacgaTGCAGGTTTATCTGCTTGAAATGGGTATTCTGTTTCACAGTGTGTTTATCGGCATGTCACTCAGTGTATCCATTGGAAAGGAGTTTGTGGTCCTGTTGATTGCTATTGTTTTCCACCGTAagtttcttctgtttctctcCTGTTACCTGCTATTGACCTTTGACCGAATCGTCCAGAAACATTCGAAGGACTTGCACTGGGTTCCCGGATTGCCTCACTACCCTGGTCGGAAAAGCAACTTCAGCCCTGGCTCATGTCATTGGCATATGGCTGCACGTACGTGCATGATATCTCTTCTCCCGGCGTTGATATACTGACATATACAGTACTCCGATCGGCCAAGCTATTGGGCTCGCAACCCATACGCTCTACAGCCCTGATTCAGAAATAGGCCTGCTAGTGGTTGGCATCATGAATGCTATTTCCGCGGGGCTTTTGGTATTCGCGTCCCTCGTAGAGCTGATGTCCGAGGACTTCCTCAGCGACGAGAGCTGGCGCATCCTTCGTGGAAGACGGAGAGTGTGTGCCTGCCTTCTCGTGTTCTTTGGGGCCTTTTGCATGTCTATTGTCGGGGCGTGGGCTTAATTTCACGGGGACTGTAGTAGAAGGATGCTTCCTGGATAGGTGGAGGAGCAAGTAGGTAACCCAGCTATCTGCTCCCCTATGCCGAGGGCACGGGTACCGACAAATATGCATCGCTTATGAGAGTGGAAGTTAGAGATAGGAAGAAGCCGTTTCTTTCGATGAGTTGAAAGAAGCGAATGACTACTTTCAAGGTTGGAAGCATTATGGAAGGTAGTCTTGGAGGTTGATTCACAGAGGTGAATCCGGAAGCCGTCTATTATCttagtaattaatataagattcAACGGTACACCGGAAGGTCTTGCCCTGAACATTAGTAGAATCCGAATTTACAAAAACCTCAGCTGGGCCGGATATTCAGAGCAGAGCTGTCCAAGATAGAATGATACAGGCCAAGAGACCTCTTTACCTACTAAATTAAGATCAGCtttaaaactaaatatagCAGCCTGGTTGATATCCTGGCTATTAAGATCCAAAGCTATAGTTGGTAAAACTAGGCTATAAGTATAAGTTACGGATACCGCCGACTAATATTAAACGaaatatactaatactataataacCTtcataatataattaaacttcCAAATCATGCCGTTTGTTTATGATTTCCTTAGTTTGGTAATACAAAGCATCTTTATGATGCAGGCTGAATTTCTTGTGTTATTCATGTGCAGAATCTGTACTCTATCGAATAATCTAGTTCTGAGGGACCTGACGCTTCTCGATGAACTTGGTCTCGCCAAAAGCCTGCTTGACTCC
This region of Aspergillus puulaauensis MK2 DNA, chromosome 5, nearly complete sequence genomic DNA includes:
- a CDS encoding uncharacterized protein (COG:P;~EggNog:ENOG410PH65;~InterPro:IPR003689;~PFAM:PF02535;~TransMembrane:9 (i100-119o158-181i193-215o235-257i381-401o407-425i446-466o472-494i515-535o);~go_component: GO:0016020 - membrane [Evidence IEA];~go_function: GO:0046873 - metal ion transmembrane transporter activity [Evidence IEA];~go_process: GO:0030001 - metal ion transport [Evidence IEA];~go_process: GO:0055085 - transmembrane transport [Evidence IEA]), which gives rise to MNCPSRTDDTLLHDEWNQNPPTLAPDLTTRQDLNGISNAREKKDEEGEKASWQGDHWMHHPREEPIPSKGPKRGCEASLGRLAPQNIKTDISSWQRIKDLGLWLLSVLCVSALISRDSLSKHLSQSLPPVTLLDQDYPEPVKRSSCVSGGVRSDSYDLGLHIAALFIILGTSTIACAFPLLATRFTRLRIPGAFLFFVRHFGTGVLIATAFVHLLPTAFESLNNPCLSNFWTSDYPAMPGAIALAGVFFITVIEMVFSPAQSICHGGNQLSIQRHSPRIDEGATGTQIDRPGGAQSSQLPGSDFRPHVRDMGPLVGRSSSISRTINNMSEGNEDMVRVASAPEMQTHQEKGNGTNQPDLEHHGSHFELSPEQKQKKETMQVYLLEMGILFHSVFIGMSLSVSIGKEFVVLLIAIVFHQTFEGLALGSRIASLPWSEKQLQPWLMSLAYGCTTPIGQAIGLATHTLYSPDSEIGLLVVGIMNAISAGLLVFASLVELMSEDFLSDESWRILRGRRRVCACLLVFFGAFCMSIVGAWA